One window from the genome of Dyadobacter sp. CECT 9275 encodes:
- a CDS encoding PVC-type heme-binding CxxCH protein, whose translation MFTKKYPVTSAIILLHLITGVTRAQVNTMSVAASEKDNSVEAEMASFQIADGYKIELYASEQLGIADPCAMRWDEKGRLWVLTIPSYPQLIPGTKPNDKLMILEDRDQDGKADFSSVFAEGLHMPLGFELGHGGVYLGEQTELLFLKDTNGDGKADTRDVLLTGFGTNDSHQTINSFVWSPGGELFFSQGHSIYSRVETPWGIEKADRAGIWRYRPLQRRLDGFLDGSMASVNPWGMNFGDWGQMFHKANDPELFYTVPGMIKSSHRALLPPIGKLVIKGSIIEIIRTKHLPDDLQGDFVVAGYYNNKVERMRVTKDSSGYISQLLEPLLNSTSRSFRPIDIKVGPDGALYVLDWYNPIIGHYQASMRHPDRDKTHGRIWRITANNRKLLTPPDLARTRVADLPEYLKSDEHWVRYQVKRLLAQSPVDEVKTAMSNWVAKLHPGDPGYEHHIMEAIGVYESHEIVNEKLLKILAAGSDPGARSYAAHAAGRWADRLPDPLQMLIPLINDTDPGVRLEALVAVANMRTPLAIVTAAQVLDHPVDKFIKYALEKAIHALEPYWSPALQTGNITFNKPSHLAYMVAVSPPDGYTAAQFRSLAQTENISADTKRSLLLNLARKGTPEDITFVINHPFSESDALLFESLGKTKPRLLPEKSVSRLKQILQSPGQDHVKIQIIRLVKAWNIKAMVPTLQEFAAGNTVSEKIQGESLQAVVELGGKASLVLLKKILDNPESSKSMKMASLKSLSLLDIQTAARATLKEVIQTSDPASLRDMISPVIDQKGGIPAFTNLLKNADLSADRSRQVIEILDLKGIDAPELKRQLKRMSGNGALTTRAYSPDYVEKLNAAITERGDAKKGAALYYANPSCASCHTIQGKGGNIGPDLSAIGKGLSPREIITELLWPNQNVKEGYNRIMVETKKGGLIQGIKLFENADMISVSTTDSKKPVIIDKKEIAVKTESGSIMPGGLADGYSEEEVRDLIKFLSGLGN comes from the coding sequence ATGTTCACAAAAAAATACCCGGTTACATCCGCAATTATTTTGTTACATCTCATCACCGGTGTTACCCGTGCTCAGGTGAATACCATGTCCGTGGCGGCCTCGGAGAAGGATAACTCGGTTGAAGCCGAAATGGCGTCATTTCAAATTGCAGATGGATACAAAATAGAGCTCTATGCTTCGGAACAGCTGGGCATCGCGGATCCCTGTGCAATGCGATGGGATGAAAAAGGCAGGCTTTGGGTTCTGACGATCCCTTCGTATCCCCAGCTGATCCCCGGCACAAAACCCAATGACAAACTGATGATCCTGGAAGATCGGGATCAGGATGGTAAAGCCGATTTTTCATCTGTTTTTGCGGAAGGGCTCCATATGCCGCTGGGCTTCGAGCTGGGCCATGGCGGTGTTTACCTCGGAGAACAAACGGAATTGCTGTTTTTGAAGGATACCAATGGAGACGGTAAAGCGGATACAAGGGATGTGTTGCTCACTGGTTTTGGCACCAACGACTCACACCAAACGATCAATTCCTTTGTCTGGAGTCCCGGGGGTGAGCTCTTCTTTTCGCAGGGCCATAGCATTTACAGCCGCGTGGAAACGCCCTGGGGAATAGAAAAGGCCGACCGCGCCGGTATATGGAGGTACCGCCCACTGCAGCGAAGGCTCGACGGGTTTCTGGATGGTTCCATGGCGAGTGTAAACCCCTGGGGAATGAATTTCGGGGACTGGGGACAAATGTTCCATAAGGCCAATGATCCCGAACTGTTCTATACCGTGCCCGGGATGATCAAAAGCAGCCACCGCGCCCTGCTGCCACCCATCGGCAAGCTCGTGATCAAAGGCTCTATCATTGAAATTATTCGCACAAAACACCTGCCCGACGACCTACAGGGAGATTTTGTAGTCGCCGGCTATTATAACAACAAAGTTGAGCGCATGCGGGTAACAAAGGATTCTTCGGGATACATCTCGCAATTACTGGAACCTCTGCTCAACTCCACCAGCAGGAGCTTCCGGCCGATCGATATCAAAGTAGGCCCCGATGGTGCGCTTTATGTGCTTGACTGGTACAACCCGATTATTGGTCATTATCAGGCATCCATGCGCCATCCCGATCGTGACAAGACCCATGGAAGAATATGGCGGATCACGGCGAACAACCGAAAGCTGCTCACTCCGCCCGACCTTGCCAGAACCCGCGTTGCCGATCTGCCGGAGTACCTGAAATCGGATGAACACTGGGTCAGGTATCAGGTAAAACGATTGCTGGCGCAAAGTCCGGTTGACGAAGTAAAAACAGCAATGTCTAACTGGGTTGCTAAATTACACCCTGGCGACCCCGGCTATGAGCACCATATCATGGAAGCCATCGGGGTTTACGAAAGCCATGAAATAGTCAATGAAAAACTACTGAAAATTCTGGCAGCAGGATCAGATCCCGGGGCTAGAAGCTATGCCGCACATGCAGCAGGACGGTGGGCGGACAGATTACCAGATCCGCTGCAGATGTTGATACCCCTCATCAACGATACCGATCCCGGCGTAAGGCTTGAAGCATTGGTAGCCGTGGCCAATATGCGTACACCGCTGGCTATCGTTACTGCCGCTCAGGTGCTGGATCATCCAGTGGATAAATTTATAAAATATGCTCTTGAAAAAGCGATCCACGCATTAGAGCCGTATTGGTCTCCCGCTCTTCAAACAGGAAATATTACTTTCAACAAGCCGTCACATCTTGCGTATATGGTGGCTGTTTCGCCGCCTGACGGGTACACGGCAGCACAATTCCGATCCCTGGCCCAAACGGAAAACATCTCGGCCGACACGAAACGAAGCCTGCTGCTGAACCTGGCCCGGAAAGGAACCCCGGAAGATATCACGTTTGTAATCAATCATCCGTTTTCTGAATCCGATGCGTTATTATTTGAAAGTTTAGGTAAAACAAAACCACGGCTGCTGCCAGAAAAATCTGTTTCCAGGCTTAAACAAATCCTGCAATCTCCCGGGCAGGACCATGTAAAAATCCAGATCATCCGTCTCGTAAAAGCATGGAACATCAAAGCAATGGTGCCCACATTACAGGAATTTGCAGCCGGAAACACCGTTAGTGAAAAAATACAGGGTGAAAGTCTTCAGGCTGTCGTGGAACTGGGAGGCAAAGCAAGCCTGGTTCTTCTGAAAAAAATACTGGATAATCCTGAATCCTCCAAGTCGATGAAGATGGCATCTCTCAAAAGCCTGAGTTTACTGGACATTCAAACGGCTGCCCGCGCTACTTTAAAGGAGGTCATACAAACTTCGGACCCTGCCAGTTTGCGTGATATGATTTCTCCCGTGATAGATCAGAAAGGCGGGATTCCTGCTTTTACGAACCTGCTCAAAAATGCTGACCTGTCGGCTGATCGCTCCAGACAGGTGATTGAAATCCTTGATCTGAAAGGAATCGACGCGCCTGAACTCAAAAGGCAGCTGAAAAGGATGTCGGGAAACGGGGCTCTCACAACCCGGGCTTATAGTCCTGATTATGTGGAGAAATTAAATGCCGCCATCACCGAAAGAGGTGATGCAAAAAAGGGAGCAGCCTTGTACTATGCAAATCCCTCCTGCGCCTCCTGCCACACGATTCAGGGAAAAGGCGGAAACATTGGCCCTGACCTTTCTGCAATCGGAAAGGGGCTTTCGCCACGTGAAATTATCACAGAGTTGCTCTGGCCAAATCAAAATGTAAAGGAGGGTTATAACAGGATCATGGTTGAAACAAAAAAAGGCGGACTGATTCAAGGTATAAAGCTTTTTGAGAATGCCGATATGATTAGCGTCTCAACCACAGATTCGAAAAAGCCGGTTATAATCGATAAAAAAGAAATAGCCGTCAAAACAGAAAGCGGCTCCATCATGCCGGGCGGACTTGCCGACGGTTACTCCGAAGAAGAAGTGCGCGACCTGATTAAATTCCTGAGCGGGTTGGGTAACTGA
- a CDS encoding family 16 glycoside hydrolase yields the protein MRLLYLRFTKAIFCRPVKTLQTLLLLLSMTPMYAQPTTDNRFFNGKSLNGWTASDLTLWSVQDGVIIGKATKKVGKNQFLWSEVKVADFYLSIDVQLGPNDRNAGIQFRSQKVNAYGQARGYQADMGKDVWGRLYHEHGRGKLFWSDRGEKAVKPGQWNHYEILASGDRIWTAINGKIAVAVRDKGGDTSGYIALQIHSGDPQTVRYKIKKLVHNPVISLAGLGESALNEMLEEPLDKRLGSTPLHFSSADPIVFAGGTNIANMRKDAYLETMLLAGNPQLKLKLRNLGWDGDTVYEQFRDVGFGSWSSSIDSLGAGTVFVQFGQTESLEGMGRLESFVSAYKNLLNTIRHDKRRIFLLSPTPFEPDKLSHTTENPLAAAPLEKYVEAVRDLAALLGIGFVDVYHPLQKSALAGTLTTNGIHLTAEGQRLMASAILRELKLPDDYTEKLEPLRDEILRKNILWFNYWRPGNWAFLYGDRMTVPFSHDWTDKSKRIFPEEMKLFENLMKDAENRIYTEQTKLVRAY from the coding sequence ATGCGGTTATTGTATCTTCGGTTTACCAAAGCAATCTTTTGTCGGCCTGTAAAAACCCTGCAGACTTTATTGCTGCTGCTGTCGATGACCCCAATGTACGCACAGCCTACGACTGATAACCGTTTTTTTAATGGAAAAAGTCTGAATGGCTGGACCGCCTCTGATTTAACGCTCTGGTCTGTTCAGGATGGCGTCATTATCGGCAAAGCGACAAAAAAGGTCGGGAAGAACCAGTTTCTATGGTCTGAGGTAAAAGTAGCCGATTTCTATCTCAGTATCGATGTACAGCTCGGCCCCAACGACCGGAATGCGGGCATTCAGTTTCGCTCTCAAAAAGTGAATGCATATGGGCAGGCCAGGGGATACCAGGCCGACATGGGGAAGGATGTTTGGGGAAGGTTATATCATGAGCACGGTCGGGGTAAATTATTCTGGTCTGATCGGGGCGAGAAAGCGGTAAAGCCGGGCCAGTGGAACCATTACGAAATTTTGGCTTCCGGTGACCGGATCTGGACCGCTATCAATGGAAAAATTGCGGTTGCAGTCAGAGACAAAGGAGGAGATACATCGGGGTATATCGCGTTACAGATACACAGCGGCGACCCCCAGACTGTGCGGTACAAAATCAAAAAACTGGTGCACAATCCTGTGATTTCCCTGGCTGGTTTGGGGGAGTCGGCACTCAATGAAATGCTGGAAGAGCCTCTGGACAAGAGGCTGGGAAGTACCCCCCTTCATTTCAGCAGCGCAGACCCCATCGTTTTTGCAGGAGGAACCAACATTGCCAACATGCGCAAGGACGCCTATCTGGAAACCATGCTCCTGGCTGGTAATCCTCAGCTTAAGTTGAAGTTGAGAAATCTGGGATGGGATGGCGATACAGTGTATGAGCAGTTCAGGGATGTAGGGTTTGGATCATGGAGCAGCAGTATCGACAGCCTGGGAGCAGGTACCGTATTTGTACAGTTCGGACAAACGGAATCTCTGGAAGGTATGGGCCGTCTGGAATCATTTGTATCAGCCTACAAAAATTTGCTCAACACGATCCGCCACGACAAACGTCGGATTTTCCTCCTCTCGCCTACTCCTTTTGAACCAGACAAACTCAGCCACACCACCGAAAACCCGCTTGCGGCGGCACCTCTCGAAAAATATGTGGAAGCCGTGAGGGATCTGGCGGCCTTGCTGGGAATTGGGTTTGTGGATGTGTACCATCCCTTGCAGAAGTCTGCGCTGGCAGGCACTTTAACAACCAATGGCATACACCTCACTGCGGAGGGGCAGCGACTGATGGCTTCGGCTATTCTTCGGGAATTAAAGCTCCCTGATGATTATACCGAAAAGCTTGAGCCGCTTCGTGATGAAATTCTCAGGAAGAACATCCTGTGGTTTAACTACTGGAGGCCTGGCAACTGGGCCTTTTTGTATGGCGACCGGATGACCGTTCCTTTCAGCCACGACTGGACAGACAAAAGCAAACGCATTTTTCCGGAAGAAATGAAATTATTTGAAAACCTGATGAAAGATGCTGAGAACCGAATTTATACGGAACAAACCAAATTGGTGAGAGCCTATTGA
- a CDS encoding nuclear transport factor 2 family protein — MSAGSVIAQSADEKAVAEAVEKFRKTMVDPDQATFEELTSAALTYGHSNGLVEDQKTCIASMVTGKYNFNSLELTEQTIRIVDKTAIVRHTFFAHTHDAGKEPGTVKLKVLMVWQKENGKWVLLARQAVRI, encoded by the coding sequence ATGAGCGCAGGTTCAGTGATCGCACAGTCAGCCGATGAAAAAGCGGTGGCCGAAGCCGTTGAAAAATTTAGAAAAACAATGGTGGACCCCGACCAGGCTACCTTCGAAGAACTAACTTCCGCTGCCCTTACTTATGGACATTCCAACGGCCTGGTTGAAGATCAAAAGACCTGCATAGCGTCCATGGTTACCGGCAAATACAATTTCAATTCTCTTGAATTAACGGAACAGACCATCAGGATCGTAGACAAAACGGCCATTGTTCGTCACACGTTTTTTGCTCATACGCATGATGCCGGCAAGGAACCGGGTACAGTTAAACTCAAAGTATTGATGGTTTGGCAAAAAGAGAACGGCAAATGGGTTTTGCTCGCTCGTCAGGCGGTACGTATCTAA
- a CDS encoding exo-alpha-sialidase — MNLSVTRNMKFNSKIMGLAFLAAALLLFKTQSLAQPDSRNIKTGLVIPDESYSDQPYIVKTNDGAWLCVLTTGQSHEGESGQHVISQRSLDQGKTWIDKVDVEPSRGPEASYAVLLKAPSGRIFVFYNHNTDNTRAVKGDNPPYRDGLVKRVDSQGYFVFKYSDDHGKSWSPGRITIPVRNFDIDRKNPYQGKIQYFWNVGRAFAFEKSAYVPIHKVGGFGEGFFTTSEGALLQSPDLLSVPDPAKAQWLTLPDGEVGLRTPAQGGGPIAEEQNLVVLSDGTFFCVYRTIDGHPAYTYSRDKGHSWEPPQYMRYADGRLMKHPRAANFVWKCENGKYLYWFHNHGGVFIRNHPNRRNIAYEDRNPAWVSGGIEVDSPKGKIIQWTQPEVLLYDDDPLIRMSYPDLVEDRGNYYITETQKDIARVHHIDPKLLNGLWAQFENKKKAEGILMSWPGQGQKSSRTVPAPLLPDFVKRDPARMDGGGMMLTNGFSIDITFNLKDLAGAPVLLDARDSTGKGWFVGINDKKALEITLNDGRVQSAWSCDVDILKPGKDHYASIILDGGPRIISFVVDGILNDGGHTRQFGWGRFNPNLKSVAGAKELKISPKGPGLVSKVSIYARALTISEAIANYRAQQKK, encoded by the coding sequence ATGAATTTGTCGGTAACAAGAAATATGAAATTCAATTCAAAAATAATGGGACTGGCATTTTTAGCTGCTGCTTTACTACTTTTCAAAACGCAATCCTTGGCCCAGCCCGACTCCCGGAACATCAAAACGGGCTTGGTCATTCCTGATGAAAGTTACAGTGACCAGCCTTATATTGTCAAAACCAATGACGGAGCCTGGCTATGCGTGCTGACGACCGGCCAAAGCCATGAGGGTGAGTCAGGACAGCACGTAATTTCCCAAAGAAGCCTGGACCAGGGTAAAACCTGGATCGACAAAGTGGACGTAGAACCCTCCAGAGGGCCAGAAGCATCTTATGCAGTTTTATTAAAAGCTCCGTCTGGAAGAATTTTTGTTTTTTACAATCACAATACGGACAATACCCGTGCCGTCAAGGGGGACAATCCTCCTTACAGGGACGGACTTGTGAAGCGGGTTGACAGCCAGGGTTATTTTGTATTCAAATACTCCGATGACCACGGCAAAAGCTGGTCGCCCGGCAGGATCACTATTCCGGTCAGGAATTTTGACATTGACCGGAAAAACCCGTATCAGGGCAAGATACAGTACTTCTGGAATGTGGGGAGAGCATTTGCATTTGAAAAATCGGCGTATGTGCCGATTCACAAAGTGGGTGGATTTGGGGAAGGCTTTTTCACCACGAGCGAGGGCGCATTGTTACAAAGCCCAGACCTTCTGTCCGTCCCGGACCCGGCAAAAGCCCAATGGCTGACGCTCCCAGACGGAGAGGTCGGGCTGCGCACTCCTGCCCAGGGCGGCGGACCGATCGCCGAAGAACAGAACCTGGTCGTACTCAGCGACGGCACTTTTTTCTGCGTATACCGAACCATTGACGGACATCCCGCTTATACTTACAGCCGAGACAAGGGCCATTCCTGGGAGCCACCGCAATACATGCGATATGCCGACGGCCGCCTCATGAAACATCCGCGGGCTGCCAATTTTGTGTGGAAATGTGAAAATGGGAAGTACCTCTACTGGTTTCATAACCACGGCGGCGTTTTTATCCGGAATCACCCCAACCGCCGGAATATTGCCTACGAAGACCGTAATCCAGCCTGGGTAAGCGGTGGCATTGAGGTCGATTCTCCAAAAGGAAAGATCATTCAATGGACACAGCCGGAGGTACTCCTGTACGATGACGATCCCCTGATCAGAATGAGCTATCCCGACCTGGTTGAAGACAGGGGAAATTACTATATCACCGAAACACAAAAGGATATTGCAAGGGTACATCATATTGACCCAAAACTGCTCAATGGTTTGTGGGCACAATTCGAAAACAAAAAGAAAGCCGAGGGCATTCTTATGAGCTGGCCGGGTCAGGGACAAAAGTCTTCCCGAACAGTGCCAGCCCCCCTGCTGCCAGACTTTGTTAAAAGAGATCCTGCACGTATGGATGGCGGCGGTATGATGCTGACGAACGGTTTTTCGATCGACATCACTTTTAATCTTAAAGACCTGGCAGGAGCTCCTGTTCTTCTGGACGCCCGGGATTCGACCGGGAAAGGTTGGTTTGTAGGAATAAACGACAAAAAGGCCCTTGAAATAACATTGAACGACGGAAGGGTGCAATCGGCATGGAGCTGTGATGTAGATATACTGAAGCCAGGTAAAGACCACTATGCCAGCATCATCCTTGACGGCGGCCCCAGGATTATATCTTTCGTCGTTGACGGTATACTCAACGATGGCGGGCATACCAGGCAGTTTGGATGGGGCCGTTTCAATCCGAACCTGAAATCCGTTGCCGGTGCAAAGGAATTAAAAATAAGTCCAAAAGGCCCCGGACTGGTAAGCAAGGTCAGTATATATGCCCGAGCCCTGACGATCTCCGAGGCCATTGCCAATTACCGGGCACAGCAAAAAAAGTAA
- a CDS encoding D-lyxose/D-mannose family sugar isomerase, with the protein MNLKRSIINNSIDTAREVIKHFGTHLPPFANWTPAVWETIGTEYDEIRQCMLGWDVTDFGSKDFHNIGRTLFTVRNGRPSHPAYLKQYAEKWLIDPENQRAPAHFHLSKREDIICRAGGNVLVQLTKADADGNPSKETFLTQVDGCTRRLGPGEIVRLRPGESLTIHPRTIHQFWGEEGTGYQIDGTGYTLSAEISSVCDDYNDNVFLVDYGQRFPEIEEDEERRYYLCHEYPLARREASINES; encoded by the coding sequence ATGAACTTAAAACGATCCATTATTAACAACAGCATCGATACTGCCAGGGAAGTCATTAAACATTTCGGCACCCACCTTCCCCCTTTTGCAAACTGGACGCCCGCGGTGTGGGAAACCATTGGTACAGAATATGACGAGATCAGGCAGTGTATGCTGGGCTGGGATGTTACCGATTTTGGCAGCAAGGATTTTCACAATATCGGCAGGACCTTGTTTACCGTTAGAAACGGACGCCCCAGTCATCCTGCCTATCTGAAACAATATGCAGAAAAGTGGCTTATCGATCCCGAAAATCAACGTGCACCTGCGCACTTCCATCTTTCCAAAAGAGAAGATATCATTTGCCGGGCGGGAGGTAACGTATTGGTTCAGCTTACCAAAGCAGATGCAGACGGAAACCCGTCCAAAGAAACTTTTCTGACGCAGGTAGACGGTTGCACACGCCGTCTCGGTCCCGGCGAAATCGTGCGCTTGCGGCCGGGAGAAAGCCTCACCATACATCCGAGGACCATTCATCAGTTTTGGGGAGAAGAAGGGACAGGATATCAGATCGACGGAACCGGATACACACTGAGTGCCGAGATATCCAGCGTATGCGACGACTACAACGATAATGTGTTCCTGGTAGATTACGGCCAGCGGTTTCCCGAGATTGAGGAAGACGAAGAACGGCGGTATTACCTCTGTCACGAGTATCCCCTGGCCAGAAGGGAAGCATCAATTAACGAATCATGA
- a CDS encoding RagB/SusD family nutrient uptake outer membrane protein: MRPYSFLIAFVLILSVSACTEIINQVPPSALTETTFFKTANDAEAAVTASYDAIQGDDPRWIVWGDARCDNLEVPVDIIGITDPTVLEFTQDNISTSSTYATWNKFFVSINRVNNILAKVPAIQDPSINAVRDRILGEAYFLRAFNYFFLTRLWGAVPLVLEPTISLNVDLKVSRVPAEVVLDQIVADLKEAESKLPVSYSANLDTRGRATKGAAQALLARVYLWKSSYNKTNEWQSVVDYTTKVIASPVYSLAPGASYASIFTAKNTAESIWELQYNYNNQELNTLVRLFIPRSTKVQTGGEQILIPSKKIENAFVNGDLRKAGAIFYSDSLSTYKNVRSVAKYQGTIVGASRFSDSNFIILRLADVILMKAEAQAQLGKVTEAIDLLNTIRKRAGLPNTTATTKEAVLIAIEEERFIELCFEGHRWYDLLRTGRVKAVLNTDKKALLPVHINDILINPNLLPQNPGY; encoded by the coding sequence ATGAGACCATATTCATTTTTGATAGCCTTTGTTTTGATCCTGTCTGTGTCTGCTTGCACGGAGATTATCAATCAGGTACCGCCAAGCGCCCTTACCGAAACTACTTTTTTCAAAACAGCCAATGATGCCGAAGCCGCGGTAACCGCCTCCTACGACGCTATACAAGGAGACGACCCGAGGTGGATCGTTTGGGGAGATGCGCGCTGCGATAATCTGGAGGTGCCGGTGGATATCATCGGCATTACCGACCCCACCGTGCTGGAGTTCACACAGGATAACATTAGCACCAGCAGTACCTACGCAACCTGGAATAAATTTTTCGTATCCATTAACCGCGTTAACAACATCCTGGCCAAAGTCCCGGCCATTCAGGACCCATCCATCAATGCAGTGAGAGACCGCATATTGGGCGAAGCCTATTTTCTCCGGGCGTTTAATTACTTTTTCCTTACCCGTTTATGGGGCGCGGTGCCTCTGGTTCTGGAACCCACCATTTCCCTGAATGTGGATCTGAAGGTATCAAGAGTTCCTGCTGAGGTAGTACTGGATCAAATAGTTGCTGACCTGAAAGAGGCTGAAAGCAAATTACCAGTTTCGTATTCCGCTAACTTAGATACAAGAGGCAGAGCAACCAAAGGCGCTGCGCAGGCACTACTGGCACGGGTGTATCTCTGGAAAAGTTCGTATAATAAAACCAACGAATGGCAGTCAGTAGTGGATTACACCACAAAGGTTATAGCCAGTCCGGTATACAGCCTGGCTCCGGGAGCCAGTTATGCTTCAATTTTTACGGCCAAAAATACCGCCGAATCCATTTGGGAGCTTCAGTACAATTATAATAATCAGGAACTCAATACACTGGTCAGATTATTTATCCCCAGAAGTACCAAAGTGCAAACGGGCGGAGAACAGATACTGATTCCTTCCAAAAAAATCGAAAATGCATTTGTAAATGGTGACTTGAGGAAAGCAGGGGCCATATTCTACAGCGACAGTCTTTCCACTTATAAAAATGTCCGGTCAGTGGCTAAATACCAGGGCACCATTGTTGGTGCGAGCCGGTTCAGTGACAGTAACTTTATCATTCTCCGGCTTGCCGATGTGATCCTTATGAAGGCCGAAGCGCAAGCCCAGCTTGGCAAAGTTACCGAGGCTATTGACCTGCTGAATACCATCAGAAAACGCGCCGGCCTGCCCAATACCACCGCTACAACTAAAGAAGCCGTCCTCATCGCGATCGAGGAAGAGCGTTTCATCGAACTGTGCTTCGAAGGGCACCGCTGGTACGACCTGCTGCGGACTGGCCGGGTGAAGGCGGTACTCAATACAGATAAGAAAGCGCTGCTCCCTGTTCATATTAATGATATATTAATCAATCCCAACCTGCTTCCTCAGAATCCGGGTTACTAA